Below is a genomic region from Ammonifex degensii KC4.
CTCAAAATCCTGTTCCTCGCCATTCTCATCCACCAGCGTGATCACTTCGAGTTCTTCCGCCATTTTCCTATCCCCTTTCAAAATTAGATTGTTCCGCCTCTTTCCGGCGCTTTTCTAAATAGGCCTCCAGCAACAAGACGGCGGCCAAGATGTCTTTCACCCGGCGCCGCTTCTTCCGACTCACGTCGGCCGCCAGAAGAACCTTCTCCGCCTCTTTGGTGGTGAATCGCTCATCCCAGTAGATAATTTTTAACCCCTGCTGTGCCAACAATTCTCCAAACCGCAAAACTTTCTGCGCCTGTGGACCGATCTCTCCCGCCAACGTGCGTGG
It encodes:
- the ruvX gene encoding Holliday junction resolvase RuvX is translated as MRILALDVGDKTIGVAVSDPFGLTAQGLKVLHRGEEAEDVQHVLELARRYEVEEVVIGLPRTLAGEIGPQAQKVLRFGELLAQQGLKIIYWDERFTTKEAEKVLLAADVSRKKRRRVKDILAAVLLLEAYLEKRRKEAEQSNFERG